A DNA window from Calliphora vicina chromosome 1, idCalVici1.1, whole genome shotgun sequence contains the following coding sequences:
- the dco gene encoding discs overgrown protein kinase: MELRVGNKYRLGRKIGSGSFGDIYLGTTINTGEEVAIKLECIRTKHPQLHIESKFYKIMRGGIGIPRIIWCGSEGDYNVMVMELLGPSLEDLFNFCNRRFTLKTVLLLADQMISRIDFIHSRDFIHRDIKPDNFLMGLGKKGNLVYIIDFGLAKKFRDSRTMKHIPYRENKNLTGTARYASINTHLGIEQSRRDDLESLGYVLMYFNLGALPWQGLKAANKRQKYERISEKKLSTTIISLCKGFPSEFINYLNFCRQLHFEQRPDYCYLRKLFRNLFHRLGFTYDYVFDWNLLKFGGPRNPQAIQQAQDGNNGQQQQDGNGQQPPQQQTTQQQHQHSQNQISSTVATVGASGTQQLMSSGGAGGQTLVSSSAGMMGAGSQMLVGGGTGGNGGLTMDDSMAATNSSRPPYDTPERRPSIRMRPGGGVQPGGVVTDIRNAK, encoded by the coding sequence ATGGAGTTACGTGTCGGTAATAAATATCGCCTTGGTCGCAAAATAGGCTCTGGTTCATTTGGCGATATCTATCTGGGCACAACAATTAACACAGGCGAAGAGGTGGCCATTAAATTAGAATGTATACGCACCAAACACCCACAGTTGCACATTGaatcaaaattctataaaataatgCGTGGCGGCATAGGGATACCGCGCATAATTTGGTGTGGCAGCGAGGGTGATTACAATGTCATGGTTATGGAATTATTGGGTCCCTCATTGGAAGATTTATTCAATTTTTGCAATCGACGCTTCACACTGAAAACCGTGCTGCTATTGGCCGATCAAATGATATCACGCATCGATTTCATACATTCGCGTGATTTTATACATCGAGATATAAAACCGGACAACTTCCTAATGGGCTTGGGAAAGAAAGGCAATCTCGTATACATAATTGACTTTGGTCTGGCGAAAAAGTTCCGTGATTCAAGAACCATGAAACACATACCGTATCGAGAGAATAAGAATCTTACGGGCACCGCAAGATACGCATCGATCAATACACATTTGGGCATTGAACAGTCGAGACGTGATGACTTGGAGTCGCTGGGCTATGTGCTCATGTATTTCAATTTGGGAGCACTGCCCTGGCAGGGACTGAAAGCCGCCAATAAACGACAAAAGTATGAGCGTATTTCGGAGAAGAAACTATCCACTACGATCATTTCCCTGTGTAAGGGCTTCCCTAGTGAGTTCATAAACTATTTGAATTTCTGCCGCCAATTGCATTTCGAACAGCGTCCCGACTACTGTTATTTGCGCAAACTGTTCCGCAATCTGTTTCATCGTTTGGGTTTCACATACGACTATGTCTTCGATTGGAACCTACTGAAGTTCGGTGGACCCCGCAATCCTCAGGCCATACAACAGGCTCAGGATGGCAATAATGGTCAACAGCAACAGGATGGCAACGGCCAACAGCCACCGCAGCAACAGACGACCCAGCAACAGCATCAGCACAGTCAAAATCAAATCAGCAGTACCGTGGCGACCGTGGGCGCCAGTGGCACTCAACAGCTGATGAGCAGCGGTGGTGCAGGCGGTCAGACACTGGTTAGCAGTAGTGCTGGCATGATGGGCGCAGGCTCCCAAATGCTGGTAGGCGGAGGCACTGGTGGCAACGGCGGCCTCACAATGGATGACTCAATGGCAGCCACGAATTCATCTCGTCCTCCCTACGATACACCTGAACGTCGTCCCTCGATTCGCATGCGCCCTGGTGGTGGTGTACAGCCGGGCGGCGTTGTCACCGACATAAGAAATGCAAAATAA